AGACAGGGCAGCAGCCCACCGCCACCCGCGCCCTCCGCCGCACCGGCCTCCTCGTCACCCTCGTCCTCGGCGGCCTGACCGCCACGCCCCCGCTGGCGATGGACATGTACCTCCCCGCCCTCCCGGAGGTCACCCGCTCCCTGCGCGCACCCGCCGCGACCGTCCAGCTCACGCTCACCGCCTGCCTGGCCGGCATGGCGCTCGGGTAGCTGGTCGTCGGCCCGATGAGCGACCGATGGGGCCGCAGGCGCCCGCTCCTGGCGGGCCTCGCCGTGTACGTCGTCGCCACCGCACTCTGCGCGCTCGCGCCCACCGTCGAGTCCCTGGTCGCCTTCCGGCTGGCGCAGGGCCTCGCGGGCGCGGCGGCGATAGTGATCGCGCGGGCGGTCGTACGCGACCTCTACGACGGCGTGGCGATGGCCCGCTTCTTCTCGACCCTCATGCTGATCTCGGGCGTCGCCCCGATCGTGGCCCCGCTCATCGGCGGCCAGATCCTGCGGGTGACGGACTGGCGGGGCGTGTTCGTCGTGCTCACGGTGGTGGGGGTGCTGCTCGCCGCCCTCGTCTGGCGGAGGCTCCCCGAGACACTGCCGCCGGAGGACCGGCACAGCGGCGGGGTCGGCGAGGCGCTGCGCGCCATGCGGGCCTGCTCGCCGACCGCACCTTCACCGGGTACACGCTGGCGGGCGGGTTCGCCTTCGCAGCCCTCTTCGCGTACATAGCGGCGTCGCCCTTCGTGATCCAGGAGATCTACGGGGCCTCGCCGCAGACCTTCAGCCTGCTGTTCGGGCTCAACTCGGTCCGGCTTGTGGTCGTCGGCCAGATCAACGGCAAGGTGCTGGTCGGGCGGGTCAGCCTGGACCGGGTGCTGGGCGTGGGCCTGGCGACCGTCACCCTGGCGGCGACGGCACTGCTGCTGATGTCGCTCGGCGTCTTCGGCGAAGTCGGACTGGCCCCCGTGGCCGCCGCTCTCTTCGTCCTGATGTCGGCGATGGGCGTCACCCTCCCCAACACCCAGGCCCTCGCCCTGCTCCGCACCAAGCACGCCGCCGGGTCCGCCTCCGCGCTCCTCGGTACGTCCTCCTTCCTCATCGGCGCGATCGCCTCGCCCCTCGTGGGCATCGCGGGGGAGGACACCGCCGTCCCGATGGCGGTCGTCCAACTGGCCGCAGCACTGGTGGCGCTGGCCTGCTTCATGGGAATGTGCCGTCCCTGGAACGGACGTACGGATGCGGAGGGAGCAGAGAACTGAGCGCGCCGAGACTGCGCGGGGACACGCCGGAAAGGGCCGGACTCGACCCCGAGGAGATCCGTCACCTCGTCCGAGAGGTCCACGACCTCACCACCGGGCCGCGCCCCTGGGCAGCCGGGACCGTACTGGTCGTCGGACGGGGGCCCTACCTCGCCGTCGAGGAGGCGGCCGGCTGGGCGGCGCGGTACGCCGCCTACGACGAGGAGAAGGACGCCGGGGTGGAACTGCCGCCCGACGCACAGGTCCCGATGACCACGGACACCCCCTTCGACCTGGCCTCCCTCACCAAACTCTGCACCGCGGTCGCCGCGGTGCAGCAGATCGAGCGCGGCACGCTCGGCATCGACGCGCGGGTCGGGGCGTATCTGCCGGACTTCCGCGGGGCCGCCCGGCACGACGTCACGGTGCGTCAGCTGCTCACCCACACCTCCGGGCTGCGCCCCGAACTCCCGCTGTACGACTGTGCCGACGACGCCGAGCGGCTGGAGAGGCTGCGGGCGGAAGTGCCTGTCGGGGTGCCCGGCACGTACTGCTACTCGGACCTGAACCTCCTGCTGCTCCAGCACACCCTGGAACGCATCACCAGGCGCACGCTCGACGTCCTGATCCACGACGGCATCACGCGCCCCCTGGGCATGACGGCGACCCACTTCGGCCCCTGCCCCCGGGCGGCGGCGACCGAGGACCAGCGACGTCCCTGGGCCAAGGCGGACCGGGGGATGCTGCGGGGTGCGGTCCACGACGAGAACGCGTGGGCGCTCGGCGGCGTCGCCGGCCACGCGGGCCTGTTCTCGACCGGCCGCGACCTCGCGGTCTTCTGCCGCGCCCTGCTCTCCGGCGGCGCCTACGGCCCCGCGCGCATCCTCGGCCCCGACTTCGTGGAGCTGCTCCTGACCCCGCCGGGGCTGGGCTTCGCCGTCGACCAGCCGTGGTTCATGGGGGAGCTGGCGGGGCGGGGGGCGGCGGGGCACACCGGGTTCACGGGGACGTCGCTGGTGCTGGATCCGGTGACGGACGTGTTCGTGGTGCTGCTGGCGAACACGGTGCATCCGCGGAGGCGGACGCCGGACAGCGGGCCGAGGGCGAGAGCGGGGACGAGGGTGGCACGGGCGGTCCGGGAGCTGTAGCGACACCCTGAACGGGCCTCGTCCTCAAACGCCGGACGGGCTGAGTACGTCAGCTCCTCCGGCGTTTGAGGAGCGGGGGTCCAGGGGGCGGAGCCCCCTGGCCGGGGTCGAAGGGGCGGAGCCCCTTGAGGATGGGACGGGTAGGGGCGGCGGGGGCGAGAAAAGCCGAGGCTCACCCCGACACCGCGCCCCCTCGTAGAATCACCGGGTGAACGCCCCCGTATCTCCGGCAGACGCCCTCC
Above is a window of Streptomyces sp. DT2A-34 DNA encoding:
- a CDS encoding serine hydrolase → MPSLERTYGCGGSRELSAPRLRGDTPERAGLDPEEIRHLVREVHDLTTGPRPWAAGTVLVVGRGPYLAVEEAAGWAARYAAYDEEKDAGVELPPDAQVPMTTDTPFDLASLTKLCTAVAAVQQIERGTLGIDARVGAYLPDFRGAARHDVTVRQLLTHTSGLRPELPLYDCADDAERLERLRAEVPVGVPGTYCYSDLNLLLLQHTLERITRRTLDVLIHDGITRPLGMTATHFGPCPRAAATEDQRRPWAKADRGMLRGAVHDENAWALGGVAGHAGLFSTGRDLAVFCRALLSGGAYGPARILGPDFVELLLTPPGLGFAVDQPWFMGELAGRGAAGHTGFTGTSLVLDPVTDVFVVLLANTVHPRRRTPDSGPRARAGTRVARAVREL